The sequence GCGCACCCGGTCGCGCTTGAGCCCGGACCTCATGTTTAGCGTCACGCCTTCACCTTACCAAGATCTTACCTGTTTGTTACCACTCATCCGGAGAAGGCCGTTCAAGAAGGGGCCTTGACGGCACAACTGGTTAGAGCCACCCTATGCGGAGCAGGCCAATTACTTACCAATAACTGACCTCTGGGAGTACCGATGGGGTACCGCCTCCATGCCACCGCGGCAGTGCTGACGCTCGCCGCCTGCCTCACCGCGTGCGGCTCCTCCGAGCCCTCCGCCTCCACCGGCACCGGCCGGAGCTCCACCGGCCTGACCGTGTGGATCATGAGGGACAGCTTCTCCGACGCGGTTCTCGACCGCTTCCGCACCGGTTTCCGGGCCTCCCACCCCGGCACCACCCTCGACATCCAGATCCAGGAGTGGGACGGCATCGGCCAGAAGGTGACCAGCGCCCTGGCCAGCAACGACGCCCCGGACGTCATCGAGGTCGGGAACACCCAGGTCGCCGAGTACGCCGCCAGCGGCGGGGTGAAGGACCTCACCGACAAGGTGGCCGACCTCGGCGGCGGCGACTGGCTGCCCGGACTGGCCGAACCCGGCAAGGTCGACGGACGCCAGTACGGCATCCCCTGGTACGCCGCCAACCGCGTCGTCATCTACAACAAGGACCTGTTCGCCAAGGCCGGGATCACCGCTCCGCCCAGGACCCGGCAGGAGTGGCTGGAGGTCACGGCCAAGCTCGACAAGGGCGGCGACCAGGGCATCTACCTGCCCGGACAGAACTGGTACACCCTCGCGGGGTTCATCTGGGACGAGGGAGGCGACCTCGCGGTCAACCAGGGTGGCACCTGGAAGGGCGGGCTGGGCACTCCCCAGGCACTGGCCGGCGTCCGGTTCTACGCGTCCTTGCAGGCGCTGGGCGAGGGTCCCAAGGACTCCGACGAGGCCAGGCCGCCGCAGTTCGACGTCTTCGCCAAGGGCGACGTCGCCCAGCTCATCGCCGCGCCCGGCGGCGCGACCGCCATCGAGAAGGCCAACCCGGAGCTGAAGGGCAAGCTCGGTTTCTTCCCGATCCCCGGCAAGTCCGCCGACCGGCCGGGCGCGGTGTTCACCGGCGGCTCCGACCTGATCATCCCGGAGGCCTCGAAGAACCAGGAGGCGGCCTACGAGGTCGTCAAGGCGCTGACCGGCGAGAGGTTCCAGACCGACATGGCCAGGGAGATGCGCTACGTGCCCAACCGGGTCTCCTTCGCGGGCGTCCTGGACGGCGACGAGGCGGCCGCCGCGATGGCCGCGGGCGCCGCCAACGGGCACGCCACCCCCAACTCCCCCAACTGGGCCGCGGTCGAGGCCAAGAACCTGATCAAGGAGTACCTCACGAAGGTGCTCACCGGCGGCGACCCCGCCGTCGAGGCGGGCAAGGCCGACCAGAGCATCGCCGAGATCCTGAACACCACGTCCTGACCCCCGGCGCGGGCCCGGACCGCCCGCACCGGCCGTCCCGCCCCCGCCGATCGGCGCCGGTCCCCCGTCCCCCGGCCGCTCCCGCCGCCCCACCCCCGTCCCCGCCGGCTCCCACCCGAGGAGTGCCATGCCCGCTGCCTCCCAGACCCCGACCCGGCGGCGCGCCCACGAGCAGGACGCCCCCGTGCCCGCGCCGCGGCTCCGCGCGCGCCCGCGCCGGCCGACCGCCCTGTGGCCGTACCTGCTGATCACCCCCACCCTGGCGGGCACCGCCTACCTGCTCCTGTATCCGCTGATCCGCAGCGTCGTCATCTCCTTCCAGCACTTCCGGACCGGCGAGCTGATCCGGGGCGGGGCGGCGCTCGTCGGCCTGGACAACTACCGGGAGGTGCTCGGCAGCCCGGAGTTCTGGGCCGTGGTCCGCAGGACCCTCGTCTGGACGGCCGTCAACGTCGTCCTGATCATGGTGATCTCCACGGCGGTCGCACTGATGATCACCCGCCTGCGGCGGAGGATGCGCCTGGCCGTGATGAGCGGTCTGGTGCTCACCTGGGCGACCCCGGTCCTCGCCGCCACCACGATCTTCCAGTGGCTCTTCCAGTCCCGGCTGGGGGTGGTCAACTGGCTGCTGGTCACCCTCGGATTCGAGTCGTTCCGGGACTACACCTGGTTCGCCGACGGCACCTCCACCTTCGTCATCCTCGTCGCCCTGGTCGTCTGGCAGTCCGTGCCCTTCGCCGCGCTCACCCTCTACGCGGGCCTGACCACGATCCCCGCCGAGCTGTACGAGGCGGCGCGGATCGACGGGGCGACCGGGCGGCAGGTCTTCGCCGACGTCACCTTCCCGATCCTGCGGCCGCTGTTCGGGCTGATCGCCTCCCTGGAGGTGATCTGGGTGTTCAAGTGCTTCGCCCAGATCTGGGCGATCAGCCGGGGCGGCCCGGGAGGGGCGACCACCACCCTGCCCGTCTACGCGTTCCAGGTCGCGCAGTCACTCCACAAGTACGACCTCGGCTCCGCGATCTCCACCCTGACCGTACTGATCCTCGTCGCCGTCCTGATCACCCATCTCCGGCGGATGCTCAAGCACGAAGGAGAGCAGCTGTGACCGCCCCGACGCCCGGCCGCCGGCTGCGCCGCGTGCCGCTGAACCTCGCCGCCCTGACCGTCCTGGCCGTCTCGGTCTTCCCCGTCTACTGGATGGTGCTGACCGCGTTCAAGCCCACCCGGGACATCCAGGCGCGGACCCCGGGCTTCTGGCCCGCCCACCCCACCCTGGAGCACTTCGCGACCGCGGTCAGCGCGGACGGCTTCTGGACGTTCTGGCGCAACAGCCTCACCGTCACCGTCGGCGCGGTGCTGCTGGCCCTGGCGGTCGCGCTGCTCGCCGCGTTCGCGGTGGCCCGGATGCGCTGGCGGGGGCGGCGGGGGTTCATCCTGATGGTCTTCATCGCCCAGATGGCGCCCTGGGAGGCGCTGCTGGTGTCGATGTTCATCATCGCCCGTGACACCGGCATGCTCGACAGGCTGTCGATGCTCACCCTGGTCTACTTCATGACCACGCTGCCGTTCACCATCGTGACCCTGCGCGGCTTCCTCGCCGCGATCCCGGCGGAGCTGGAGGAGGCCGCGCAGATGGACGGCTGCGGCCGGACGGCGGCCTTCCGCCGGGTGGTCCTGCCTCTGCTCGCCCCCGGCCTGATGTCCACCTCGCTGTTCGGCTTCATCACCGCCTGGAACGAGTTCGCCTTCGCCAACGCGCTGATCATCAAGAACCAGGACGACCGGACCCTGCCCGTCTGGCTCTCCTCCTTCAGCAACGTCTTCGGCACCGACTGGGGCGCCACCATGGCCGCCTCCACCCTCTTCATGCTCCCGGTGCTGCTCGTCTTCCTGGTCCTGCAGCGCCGGGTCACCTCAGGGATGATCGCCGGCGCCGTCAAGGGGTGAGCGGGCACCGCCCGTTCCGCCCATGTCCTCTCGCCTCCGTCAGAGCGCGCCCCGGCGGGCGCCGTGAAGGGAAGAACAACGTGATCATTCCGCGGCCGCAGGAACAGGCCGTCCTCGGGGGCTCCGCCGCGTTCCGGCCGGACGACCTACGGCTGGCGCCCGACGACCCGTCCCTCGGCGAGGAGGGCTACCGCCTCGACGTCACCCCCGGGGGCGTCGAGCTGACCGCCGGAGGACCGGCCGGCCGGTTCTACGGTTCGAAGACCCTCTCCCAGCTCGGGCCGCTGGTGCCGTACGGGACGATCGAGGACCGGCCGAGGTTCGCCTGGCGCGGGGTCATGCTCGACGTCGCCCGCCACTTCATGCCCAAGGCGTTCGTGCTGCGCCTCATCGACCTGCTCGCCGAGCACAAGCTCAACGTCCTGCACCTGCACCTGACCGACGACCAGGGCTGGCGGCTGGAGATCAAGCGCCATCCCCGGCTCACGGAGGTGGGCGCGCGGCGCGGCGGGTTCTACACGCACGACGACATCCGCGAGATCGTCGCTTACGCGGCCGACCGGTTCGTCACCGTGGTGCCCGAGATCGAGATGCCCGGCCACGCCCAGGCCGCCGTCGCCGCCTACCCCCTGCTGGGCAACGATCCCTCCCGGGACCTGCAGGTCTGGTCGGAGTGGGGGATCAGCGAGCACGTCCTGAACCTGGAGGAGTCCACGATCCGCTTCTGCCAGGACGTGCTCGACGAGGTCGTCGGGCTGTTCCCGGGCAGGTACGTGCACGTCGGCGGCGACGAGTGTCCCGTCACCGAGTGGGAGCGCA comes from Streptosporangium roseum DSM 43021 and encodes:
- a CDS encoding carbohydrate ABC transporter permease, with product MPAASQTPTRRRAHEQDAPVPAPRLRARPRRPTALWPYLLITPTLAGTAYLLLYPLIRSVVISFQHFRTGELIRGGAALVGLDNYREVLGSPEFWAVVRRTLVWTAVNVVLIMVISTAVALMITRLRRRMRLAVMSGLVLTWATPVLAATTIFQWLFQSRLGVVNWLLVTLGFESFRDYTWFADGTSTFVILVALVVWQSVPFAALTLYAGLTTIPAELYEAARIDGATGRQVFADVTFPILRPLFGLIASLEVIWVFKCFAQIWAISRGGPGGATTTLPVYAFQVAQSLHKYDLGSAISTLTVLILVAVLITHLRRMLKHEGEQL
- a CDS encoding beta-N-acetylhexosaminidase, giving the protein MIIPRPQEQAVLGGSAAFRPDDLRLAPDDPSLGEEGYRLDVTPGGVELTAGGPAGRFYGSKTLSQLGPLVPYGTIEDRPRFAWRGVMLDVARHFMPKAFVLRLIDLLAEHKLNVLHLHLTDDQGWRLEIKRHPRLTEVGARRGGFYTHDDIREIVAYAADRFVTVVPEIEMPGHAQAAVAAYPLLGNDPSRDLQVWSEWGISEHVLNLEESTIRFCQDVLDEVVGLFPGRYVHVGGDECPVTEWERSPGARRRLAELGLRPRDACAWFIGRMASHLESHSRELVCWDEPDREPTPGTTVMVWRDEQADRGDNDVILAPHTRTYFDYRPSADPGHPPAQERVLTLADTYAFAPDPAARGVQCQLWTEYMPTPEQVEYMAFPRMCAFAEVAWGSPGDYPDFLLRLDAHLARLSARGVRVGPLVP
- a CDS encoding extracellular solute-binding protein, encoding MGYRLHATAAVLTLAACLTACGSSEPSASTGTGRSSTGLTVWIMRDSFSDAVLDRFRTGFRASHPGTTLDIQIQEWDGIGQKVTSALASNDAPDVIEVGNTQVAEYAASGGVKDLTDKVADLGGGDWLPGLAEPGKVDGRQYGIPWYAANRVVIYNKDLFAKAGITAPPRTRQEWLEVTAKLDKGGDQGIYLPGQNWYTLAGFIWDEGGDLAVNQGGTWKGGLGTPQALAGVRFYASLQALGEGPKDSDEARPPQFDVFAKGDVAQLIAAPGGATAIEKANPELKGKLGFFPIPGKSADRPGAVFTGGSDLIIPEASKNQEAAYEVVKALTGERFQTDMAREMRYVPNRVSFAGVLDGDEAAAAMAAGAANGHATPNSPNWAAVEAKNLIKEYLTKVLTGGDPAVEAGKADQSIAEILNTTS
- a CDS encoding carbohydrate ABC transporter permease, translating into MTAPTPGRRLRRVPLNLAALTVLAVSVFPVYWMVLTAFKPTRDIQARTPGFWPAHPTLEHFATAVSADGFWTFWRNSLTVTVGAVLLALAVALLAAFAVARMRWRGRRGFILMVFIAQMAPWEALLVSMFIIARDTGMLDRLSMLTLVYFMTTLPFTIVTLRGFLAAIPAELEEAAQMDGCGRTAAFRRVVLPLLAPGLMSTSLFGFITAWNEFAFANALIIKNQDDRTLPVWLSSFSNVFGTDWGATMAASTLFMLPVLLVFLVLQRRVTSGMIAGAVKG